The Hemiscyllium ocellatum isolate sHemOce1 chromosome 39, sHemOce1.pat.X.cur, whole genome shotgun sequence genome contains a region encoding:
- the LOC132834287 gene encoding arrestin domain-containing protein 4-like produces the protein MGVKLRDFGIVLVGEELGGYSSGDLVSGRVLLEPSEGLAATALRLEARGCARVNWIDKAVAAGPGSAAVPSRYREEVVYLQHRQTLREAPGNQGYFILQPGKHEFPFSFQLPQGPLVTSFKGKHGSVKYWVTAILERPCVPNQIVKREFSVTSQIDVNAPNFLSSVSKSKEKTIGCWFFTSGPISLSASIERSGFCNGEAIPIYAEFENCSSRLIMPKAAIFQTQTYLANEKTKTFRQVIANVRGNHVASGSTESWNGKALKIPPVTPSILDCRIIRVEYSLAVYVHIPGSKKLMLELPIVIGTIPYSSFGSRTSSMCSQFSMDMSWLQLALPEQPEAPPNYADVVPEEDLARQFPSLPQADHLEHEFGSPMFAYIQEFRFQPPPIYSEVDPYPSFAEEMQREVSFEI, from the exons ATGGGGGTGAAGCTGAGGGATTTCGGCATCGTCCTGGTCGGTGAGGAGCTCGGCGGTTACTCGAGCGGGGACCTGGTGTCCGGCCGGGTGCTGCTGGAGCCCAGCGAGGGCCTGGCGGCCACGGCCCTGCGGCTGGAAGCCCGAGGCTGCGCCCGCGTCAACTGGATCGACAAGGCGGTGGCGGCTGGCCCGGGCTCGGCGGCGGTGCCCAGCAGGTACCGGGAGGAGGTGGTTTACCTGCAGCATCGGCAAACCCTGCGGGAGGCGCCAG GTAATCAAGGGTACTTCATATTGCAACCAGGAAAACATGAATTCCCATTCAGCTTTCAACTACCACAGGG GCCTTTGGTTACATCCTTCAAGGGGAAACATGGTAGTGTTAAATACTGGGTAACAGCAATATTGGAGCGGCCATGTGTCCCAAACCAAATTGTGAAAAGAGAATTCTCTGTGACAAGTCAAATTGATGTTAATGCACCAAATTTTCTG TCTTCAGTGTCAAAAAGTAAAGAGAAGACAATTGGTTGTTGGTTTTTTACCTCTGGACCAATATCCCTAAGTGCCAGTATTGAAAGAAGTGGATTCTGTAATG GTGAAGCAATCCCAATCTATGCAGAGTTTGAGAATTGTTCTTCACGCCTTATTATGCCAAAAGCTGCAATTTTTCAAACACAGACTTATCTTGCAAATGAGAAAACAAAGACCTTTCGACAAGTGATCGCAAATGTTCGTGGAAACCATGTTGCATCTGGTAGTACAGAGTCATGGAATGGGAAAGCTCTTAAAATTCCACCAGTTACTCCATCCATCCTGGATTGCCGTATCATCAGAGTGGAATATTCTTTAGCT GTCTATGTACACATTCCAGGTTCTAAAAAACTGATGCTTGAGCTTCCCATAGTTATCGGCACCATCCCATACAGTAGCTTTGGAAGCAGAACATCAAGTATGTGTAGCCAGTTCAGTATGGACATGAGTTGGCTTCAACTTGCCCTGCCAGAACAGCCTGAAG CTCCGCCCAACTATGCGGATGTTGTACCTGAGGAAGACCTTGCCAGGCAATTTCCATCCCTCCCGCAGGCCGATCATTTGGAGCATGAATTTGGGAGCCCAATGTTTGCTTACATTCAGGAGTTCAGATTTCAGCCACCACCAATTTATTCAGAG GTTGACCCATACCCTTCCTTCGCAGAAGAGATGCAACGAGAAGtatcatttgaaatttga